One genomic segment of Streptomyces sp. RKND-216 includes these proteins:
- a CDS encoding DUF6332 family protein: MEAEQQAGGARRVRGRGPRPQAEREAAAVEIVFALLSGGLLAGLVFLAVASPTLFDGAPDSWLRTAQWLGSWVFILRVVWVLVKWHERREAAPQPSQPGRTSPDS, translated from the coding sequence ATGGAGGCGGAGCAGCAGGCAGGAGGGGCCCGGCGGGTCCGCGGCCGCGGGCCGCGTCCGCAGGCCGAACGTGAGGCCGCGGCGGTGGAGATCGTCTTCGCGCTGCTCAGCGGGGGTCTGCTGGCCGGGCTGGTGTTCCTGGCGGTGGCGTCACCGACGCTGTTCGACGGCGCCCCCGACAGCTGGCTGCGGACGGCGCAGTGGCTGGGTTCGTGGGTCTTCATCCTCCGCGTGGTGTGGGTGCTGGTGAAGTGGCACGAGCGTCGGGAGGCGGCTCCTCAGCCGAGCCAGCCCGGCCGGACCAGTCCCGACTCGTAG
- a CDS encoding DUF4442 domain-containing protein — MQKILSSPRGLRRALAWWPPYRGAGIRVLEIADDWSTALVRLRLGRLNRNYFGTHFGGSLYSMSDPFFALLAVHRLGRDYIVWDKAAEIEYVSPGRGDVFARFTVTEDRLEEIRRATADGDKALPWFEAEITAGDGTVVARVRKQLYVRRKQSRS, encoded by the coding sequence ATGCAGAAGATCCTGTCCAGCCCGCGCGGTCTGCGCCGGGCGCTGGCCTGGTGGCCGCCGTACCGCGGTGCGGGCATCAGGGTGCTGGAGATCGCCGACGACTGGAGCACCGCCCTGGTGCGGCTCCGGCTGGGCAGGCTCAACCGCAACTACTTCGGCACCCACTTCGGCGGGTCGCTGTACTCGATGAGCGACCCGTTCTTCGCGCTGCTCGCCGTGCACCGGCTGGGCCGGGACTACATCGTGTGGGACAAGGCCGCCGAGATCGAGTACGTCTCCCCCGGCCGCGGCGACGTCTTCGCGCGCTTCACCGTCACCGAGGACCGGCTGGAGGAAATCCGCAGAGCGACCGCGGACGGCGACAAGGCCCTGCCCTGGTTCGAGGCCGAGATCACGGCCGGTGACGGAACGGTGGTGGCGCGGGTGCGCAAGCAGCTGTACGTGCGGCGCAAGCAGTCTCGTTCCTGA
- a CDS encoding ROK family protein, producing the protein MTQTRTTRLDRGRGALGPALALVHTGRAPTRAVLTAELGVTRATAGAVAAELEALGLITVDSGPGAAVGSQGRPSHRLAVDPDGPVVLAAQVHADGFRAALVGLGGRIVATAPGCMTVDADPAQVLGEVVEAGAALLRETGRRCVGAGLAVPSAVAEPEGTALNPLHLSWKPGAPVRDLFTRCLAEAGVDGPRPGTPAAGHAANDVNLAALAEHRHGAGRGAAHLLVVGTGHRGVGGALVLDGRLHSGSSGLALEVGHLTVDPEGRPCHCGSRGCLDVETDPLALLETAGRAPGPEVSLLEQARTLIQVEYPRDPAVRSAVETLIGRLGLGLAGLVNILNPDRIVLGGLHRVLVETDGDLLRSVVADRSLWGRSGGVPVLACSLDHNSLVGAAELAWQPVLDDPLGTLGAMA; encoded by the coding sequence GTGACCCAGACGCGTACAACAAGGCTGGACAGGGGCCGGGGCGCCCTCGGTCCGGCACTCGCACTCGTGCACACCGGCCGGGCGCCCACGCGGGCGGTGCTCACCGCCGAACTCGGCGTGACCCGGGCGACCGCCGGCGCCGTCGCGGCCGAACTCGAGGCTCTCGGACTGATCACCGTGGACTCCGGTCCCGGAGCCGCCGTCGGCTCCCAGGGCCGCCCCTCGCACCGCCTCGCCGTCGACCCGGACGGCCCGGTCGTCCTGGCCGCGCAGGTGCACGCCGACGGCTTCCGCGCCGCCCTCGTCGGGCTCGGCGGCCGCATCGTGGCCACCGCCCCCGGCTGCATGACCGTGGACGCCGACCCCGCCCAGGTTCTCGGTGAAGTCGTCGAAGCCGGAGCCGCGCTGCTGCGCGAGACCGGGCGCCGCTGCGTCGGAGCCGGCCTCGCCGTGCCCTCCGCGGTCGCCGAGCCCGAGGGCACGGCCCTGAACCCGCTGCACCTGTCCTGGAAGCCCGGCGCCCCCGTCCGCGACCTCTTCACCCGCTGCCTCGCCGAAGCCGGCGTCGACGGCCCGCGGCCCGGCACCCCCGCCGCGGGTCACGCCGCCAACGACGTCAACCTCGCCGCCCTCGCCGAGCACCGGCACGGCGCGGGGCGCGGCGCGGCGCACCTGCTCGTCGTCGGTACCGGCCACCGCGGCGTCGGCGGCGCCCTGGTCCTCGACGGCCGCCTGCACAGCGGCAGTTCGGGGCTCGCCCTGGAGGTCGGCCACCTGACCGTCGACCCGGAGGGCCGGCCCTGCCACTGCGGAAGCCGGGGCTGCCTGGACGTGGAGACCGACCCGCTCGCCCTCCTGGAGACCGCGGGGCGTGCCCCCGGCCCCGAGGTGTCGCTGCTGGAGCAGGCACGCACCCTCATCCAGGTCGAGTACCCCCGCGACCCCGCCGTGCGATCGGCGGTGGAGACACTGATCGGACGCCTCGGACTCGGTCTCGCCGGGCTGGTCAACATCCTCAACCCCGACCGCATCGTCCTCGGCGGCCTGCACCGCGTGCTGGTGGAGACTGACGGCGACCTGCTGCGGTCCGTGGTCGCCGACCGCAGCCTGTGGGGCCGCAGCGGAGGCGTACCCGTGCTGGCCTGCTCGCTGGACCACAACAGTCTCGTCGGCGCCGCCGAACTGGCCTGGCAGCCGGTCCTGGACGACCCGCTGGGTACGCTGGGAGCCATGGCGTGA
- a CDS encoding geranylgeranyl reductase family protein — protein MSSENGAGDSETERNVWDVVVVGAGPAGASAAYAAAVAGRRVLLLEKAELPRYKTCGGGIVGLSRDALPPGFELPLRDRVHAVTFSLNGRLTRTRRSRRMLFGLLNRPEFDHALVESAVDAGAVLRTGASVSRVEQHGPLVPDRRTVAVVLAGEEEPVLARAVVGADGSAGRIGAHVGVKLDQVDLGLEAEIPVPDSVAEDWAGRVLIDWGPLPGSYGWVFPKGDTLTVGVISARGEGAATKRYLDDFIGRLGLAGFEPSISSGHLTRCRTDDSPLSRGRVLVCGDAAGLLEPWTREGISFALRSGRLAGEWAVRIAEAHDAVDTRRQALNYTFAVKAGLGVEMSIGRRMFTVFARRPGLLHAALTGFRPAWTAFARITRGATSLTEIVRTHPVARRALDAMDRPAPAPAPAPAGPSDPKG, from the coding sequence GTGAGCAGCGAGAACGGAGCCGGGGACAGCGAGACGGAGCGGAACGTGTGGGACGTCGTCGTGGTCGGTGCGGGTCCCGCGGGTGCCTCCGCCGCGTACGCCGCCGCCGTCGCCGGACGCCGGGTACTGCTGCTGGAGAAGGCCGAACTGCCGCGCTACAAGACCTGCGGCGGCGGCATCGTGGGCCTCTCCCGCGACGCGCTGCCGCCCGGTTTCGAACTGCCGCTGCGCGACCGGGTGCACGCCGTCACCTTCTCGCTGAACGGCCGCCTCACCCGCACCCGCCGTTCCCGCCGGATGCTGTTCGGCCTGCTCAACCGCCCCGAATTCGATCACGCGCTGGTGGAGTCGGCGGTGGACGCCGGCGCCGTGCTGCGCACCGGGGCGTCCGTCTCCCGCGTCGAGCAGCACGGACCGCTCGTCCCGGACCGGCGGACGGTCGCCGTGGTGCTCGCGGGCGAGGAGGAGCCCGTACTCGCCCGGGCGGTGGTCGGCGCGGACGGCAGCGCGGGCCGGATAGGCGCGCACGTCGGTGTGAAGCTCGACCAGGTCGACCTGGGCCTGGAGGCGGAGATCCCGGTGCCGGACAGCGTCGCCGAGGACTGGGCCGGCCGGGTCCTCATCGACTGGGGCCCGCTGCCGGGCAGTTACGGCTGGGTGTTCCCCAAGGGCGACACCCTCACCGTCGGCGTCATCTCCGCGCGCGGCGAGGGCGCCGCCACCAAGCGGTACCTGGACGACTTCATCGGCCGCCTCGGCCTGGCCGGCTTCGAACCCAGCATCTCCTCCGGCCACCTGACACGCTGCCGCACCGACGACTCACCGCTGTCCCGCGGCCGGGTGCTGGTGTGCGGCGACGCCGCCGGCCTGCTGGAACCCTGGACGCGCGAAGGCATCTCCTTCGCGCTCCGGTCCGGCCGCCTGGCGGGCGAGTGGGCGGTGCGCATCGCGGAGGCGCACGACGCCGTGGACACCCGGCGGCAGGCGCTCAACTACACGTTCGCGGTGAAGGCCGGTCTCGGCGTCGAGATGAGCATCGGCCGCCGGATGTTCACGGTCTTCGCCCGTCGCCCCGGTCTGCTGCACGCCGCGCTCACCGGCTTCCGGCCCGCCTGGACGGCGTTCGCCCGCATCACCCGCGGCGCGACCTCGCTGACCGAGATCGTCCGCACCCATCCGGTCGCACGCCGCGCACTGGACGCCATGGACCGCCCCGCACCCGCCCCGGCCCCGGCACCTGCCGGACCCTCGGACCCCAAGGGCTGA
- a CDS encoding response regulator transcription factor yields the protein MIRVLLADDQSLVRAGFRALLDAQPGLEVAGEAADGQEALARVRELAPDLVLMDIRMPVLDGLAATRRITGDPALGAVKVVMLTTFELDEYVFEAIRAGASGFLVKDTEPDELVRAVHAAVQGDALLSPGVTRRLIAEFAARSKEPDAATALAGLTEREREVMTLVGLGLSNEEIARRLVVSPLTAKTHVSRAMVKLGARDRAQLVVLAYESGLVRPGWLG from the coding sequence GTGATCCGCGTCCTGCTCGCCGACGACCAGTCACTGGTGCGGGCGGGCTTCCGCGCCCTGCTTGACGCGCAGCCCGGCCTGGAGGTCGCGGGGGAGGCCGCCGACGGCCAGGAGGCGCTGGCCCGGGTGCGGGAACTCGCCCCCGATCTGGTGCTGATGGACATCCGCATGCCCGTGCTCGACGGCCTCGCCGCCACCCGCCGCATCACCGGGGACCCGGCGCTGGGCGCGGTGAAGGTCGTCATGCTCACCACCTTCGAACTCGACGAGTACGTCTTCGAGGCGATCCGCGCCGGCGCCTCCGGCTTCCTGGTCAAGGACACCGAACCGGACGAACTCGTCCGCGCCGTGCACGCCGCGGTGCAGGGAGACGCCCTGCTCTCGCCCGGGGTCACCCGCCGGCTGATCGCCGAGTTCGCCGCCCGGTCCAAGGAGCCGGACGCCGCCACCGCGCTGGCCGGGCTGACCGAGCGGGAACGCGAGGTCATGACCCTGGTCGGGCTGGGGCTGTCCAACGAGGAGATCGCCCGGCGTCTGGTCGTCTCACCGCTCACGGCGAAGACCCACGTCAGCCGGGCCATGGTGAAGCTCGGTGCCCGGGACCGGGCCCAACTGGTGGTGCTGGCCTACGAGTCGGGACTGGTCCGGCCGGGCTGGCTCGGCTGA
- a CDS encoding maleylpyruvate isomerase family mycothiol-dependent enzyme produces the protein METAAYIDTLESEGDALLAAAERAGPDAEVPSCPGWRVRDLVLHTGNVHRWAGGYVAEARAEPRPIGEENVTDAELAAWFRDGHRRLADCLREAREDLECWSFLDGSPSTRAFWARRQAHETCVHRVDAELAAGAELGPVTAEFAGDGIDELLTGFHTRSRSRVRSERPVTLAVRASDVPGGEWTVRMSQLPPAVERGADGETDCRLSGPAATLYLALWNRLPYGDGVRIEGDASVATLWQQTSAIG, from the coding sequence ATGGAAACCGCCGCGTACATCGACACGCTCGAGAGCGAGGGCGACGCCCTGCTCGCCGCCGCCGAGCGCGCCGGCCCGGACGCCGAGGTGCCGTCGTGCCCCGGCTGGCGGGTGCGCGACCTGGTGCTGCACACCGGCAACGTGCACCGCTGGGCGGGCGGTTACGTCGCCGAAGCACGAGCCGAACCACGCCCGATCGGCGAGGAGAACGTCACGGACGCCGAACTGGCCGCGTGGTTCCGGGACGGGCACCGGCGGCTCGCCGACTGCCTGCGGGAAGCCCGCGAGGACCTGGAGTGCTGGTCGTTCCTCGACGGCTCCCCCTCCACCCGGGCGTTCTGGGCCCGCCGGCAGGCCCATGAGACCTGCGTCCACCGGGTGGACGCCGAACTGGCCGCAGGCGCCGAACTCGGCCCGGTGACAGCGGAGTTCGCCGGTGACGGCATCGACGAGCTGCTGACCGGCTTCCACACCCGTTCCCGCAGCCGGGTGCGCAGCGAGCGGCCGGTGACGCTCGCGGTCCGCGCATCCGACGTGCCGGGGGGCGAGTGGACCGTACGGATGTCCCAGCTGCCGCCCGCGGTGGAACGCGGCGCGGACGGGGAGACGGACTGCCGGCTGAGCGGGCCCGCCGCCACGCTCTACCTCGCCCTGTGGAACCGGCTGCCGTACGGCGACGGGGTGCGCATCGAGGGGGACGCGTCCGTGGCCACGCTGTGGCAGCAGACCTCGGCGATCGGCTGA
- a CDS encoding dipeptidase: MPQSPLAATVASLMPRAREELAELVAFPSVADPEQFPRSGCEAAAVWVADALRAEGFQDVALLDTPDGTQSVYGHLPGPEGAPTVLLYAHYDVQPPLDPDGWDSPPFELTEREDGRWYGRGAADCKGGLVMHLTALRALKEDGGVPVGVKVVVEGSEEQGTGGLERYAEAHPELLAADTVVIGDTGNFRAGLPTVTASLRGMAMVRVQVDTLAGNLHSGQFGGAAPDALAALIRLLDSLRGEDGSTTVDGLDASAAWEGLAYPEEDFRRDARVLDGVGLIGSGTVADRLWARPAVTVLGIDCPPVVGATGSVQASARALVSLRVPPGTDAAKAAELLVSHLESHVPWGARVSVEQVGRGQPFAADTSSPAYTAMAAAMREAYDGVEMATAGQGGSIPLCSTLASLYPEAEILLIGLSEPEAQIHAVNESVCPRELRALALAEALFLQRYAAACG; encoded by the coding sequence ATGCCGCAGAGCCCCCTCGCCGCCACCGTCGCGTCGCTGATGCCGCGCGCCAGGGAGGAGCTCGCCGAGCTGGTGGCCTTCCCGTCGGTCGCCGATCCCGAGCAGTTCCCGCGCAGCGGGTGCGAGGCGGCGGCCGTCTGGGTGGCGGACGCGCTCCGTGCCGAGGGCTTCCAGGACGTGGCGCTGCTGGACACCCCCGACGGCACGCAGTCGGTGTACGGGCACCTGCCCGGCCCGGAGGGCGCGCCGACCGTGCTGCTCTACGCGCACTACGACGTGCAGCCGCCGCTGGACCCGGACGGCTGGGACTCCCCGCCGTTCGAACTCACCGAACGGGAAGACGGCCGCTGGTACGGGCGGGGCGCCGCCGACTGCAAGGGCGGCCTGGTCATGCACCTGACAGCGCTGCGGGCGCTGAAGGAGGACGGCGGCGTCCCGGTGGGCGTCAAGGTCGTCGTGGAGGGCTCGGAGGAGCAGGGCACCGGAGGGTTGGAGCGCTACGCCGAGGCGCACCCGGAACTGCTGGCCGCGGACACGGTCGTGATCGGCGACACCGGCAATTTCCGGGCCGGGCTGCCGACCGTCACCGCCTCGCTGCGCGGCATGGCGATGGTGCGGGTGCAGGTCGACACCCTCGCGGGCAACCTGCACTCCGGCCAGTTCGGCGGGGCGGCGCCCGACGCGCTGGCGGCGCTGATCCGCCTGCTGGACTCGCTGCGCGGCGAGGACGGCTCGACCACCGTCGACGGCCTCGACGCCTCGGCCGCCTGGGAGGGCCTCGCGTACCCCGAGGAGGACTTCCGGCGCGACGCCCGGGTACTCGACGGCGTCGGGCTGATCGGCTCCGGCACCGTCGCGGACCGGCTCTGGGCACGTCCGGCAGTGACCGTGCTGGGCATCGACTGCCCGCCGGTGGTCGGCGCCACGGGGTCGGTGCAGGCATCCGCGCGGGCGCTGGTGAGCCTGCGCGTACCGCCGGGCACGGATGCCGCGAAGGCAGCCGAACTGCTGGTCTCCCACCTGGAGTCGCACGTGCCGTGGGGCGCGCGGGTGTCGGTGGAGCAGGTCGGCCGGGGGCAGCCGTTCGCGGCCGACACCTCCAGCCCGGCGTACACGGCGATGGCCGCGGCGATGCGGGAGGCGTACGACGGCGTGGAGATGGCGACGGCCGGCCAGGGCGGGTCGATCCCGCTGTGCAGCACCCTCGCCTCGCTCTACCCGGAGGCCGAGATCCTGCTCATCGGGCTGAGCGAACCGGAGGCGCAGATCCACGCCGTGAACGAGAGCGTGTGCCCGCGGGAGCTCCGCGCGCTGGCGCTGGCCGAGGCGCTGTTCCTGCAGCGGTACGCCGCCGCCTGCGGCTGA
- a CDS encoding PPOX class F420-dependent oxidoreductase, producing MSSRLLGDHEYVSLATHRRSGTPVPTPVWAVRDGDELLVWTRSDSGKVKRLRNDTHVTVTPCDVRGRIDDGAVAVPGTARLLEDAAGLRRVRRAMSGKYGWKFRLVDSGGALLRFGKRPHTGIAVRLVETPASGS from the coding sequence ATGTCTTCTCGACTCCTCGGCGACCACGAGTACGTGAGCCTGGCGACCCACCGCCGCAGCGGCACCCCGGTGCCCACTCCGGTCTGGGCCGTGCGCGACGGCGACGAACTGCTGGTGTGGACCCGCAGCGACAGCGGCAAGGTGAAGCGGCTGCGGAACGACACGCACGTCACCGTCACCCCGTGCGACGTGCGCGGCCGGATCGACGACGGCGCGGTGGCCGTGCCGGGCACCGCGCGGCTGCTGGAGGACGCCGCCGGGCTGCGCCGGGTCCGGCGGGCGATGTCCGGCAAGTACGGCTGGAAGTTCCGACTCGTCGACTCCGGGGGCGCGCTGCTCCGCTTCGGCAAGCGCCCGCACACGGGCATCGCCGTGCGCCTCGTGGAGACGCCCGCGTCCGGCTCCTGA
- a CDS encoding class F sortase, with protein sequence MDDDRSPFRELLRHAQDLLPRGGQAALGAAAFALVIGLTLIRTGTDAPPRPPQPDPAAARSAATPGEPSPDHRTGDGARRIPPARAPIAASPPRRVVIPAAGVDAPVSPVGLGPKGLLEVPPPQAENLAGWYEGAATPGERGTAVVVGHVDNASGPAVFFRLGAVQRGSEVRVAREDGRTAVFTVYAVELHRKEAFPGDRVYRDTGRAELRVITCGGGYAEETGYQGNVVAYARLTGVR encoded by the coding sequence ATGGACGACGACCGCTCCCCGTTCCGCGAACTGCTGCGGCACGCGCAGGACCTGCTGCCCCGCGGCGGACAGGCCGCGCTCGGGGCCGCCGCGTTCGCCCTGGTGATCGGCCTGACCCTGATCCGCACCGGAACCGATGCGCCGCCCCGCCCGCCGCAGCCGGACCCTGCGGCGGCCCGGTCGGCGGCCACCCCCGGCGAGCCGTCCCCGGACCACCGGACCGGGGACGGCGCCCGCCGGATTCCGCCGGCGCGCGCCCCGATCGCCGCCTCGCCTCCCCGGCGGGTGGTCATCCCCGCCGCTGGCGTGGACGCCCCCGTGTCCCCCGTGGGCCTTGGCCCGAAGGGCCTGCTGGAGGTGCCGCCGCCGCAGGCGGAGAACCTCGCCGGCTGGTACGAGGGCGCCGCCACGCCCGGCGAACGCGGCACCGCCGTCGTCGTCGGCCACGTCGACAACGCGTCCGGACCGGCCGTCTTCTTCCGGCTCGGCGCCGTGCAGCGCGGATCCGAAGTCCGCGTGGCGCGAGAGGACGGCCGCACCGCCGTGTTCACCGTGTACGCGGTCGAGCTTCACCGGAAGGAGGCGTTCCCCGGCGACCGGGTCTACCGTGACACCGGACGGGCCGAGCTGCGCGTCATCACCTGCGGCGGCGGCTACGCCGAGGAGACCGGCTACCAGGGCAACGTCGTCGCCTACGCCCGCCTGACCGGCGTCCGGTGA
- a CDS encoding sensor histidine kinase, which translates to MHRALLRHRRRGGPPWRRLPGPARPEARIPWRSALFLAVFTMAGAHFAAEGQTGREPLDLLARLLLLAGPALLLLRLRLPRFTVYAVAGVCLVYLAAGYPYGPVFLSVVVAAFSAVVSGRRVAAWTALGALWAGHLAAGLWLHPWLPPEGGSGTPLLQALVIGAWLAVVVPVAELARVRREQWAREREERVRAEERRADEERLRIARELHDVLAHSVSVINVQAGVGLALLDSDPEQARSALTTIKSASKEALGEVRQVLDTLRTPGAAPRAPAPGLERLPELAEHAAGAGLRVTTETVGEAVPLPPGADLAAFRIVQEALTNVVRHSAARTARVRLVHGPGTLEITVDDDGPPSGADGPDGGTSGGNGLAGMRERAAVLGGGIEAGPRPDGGFRVRAVLPTRPAAHRTGPGEETP; encoded by the coding sequence ATGCACCGAGCCCTCCTGCGGCACCGCCGCCGCGGCGGCCCGCCCTGGCGGCGTCTGCCGGGGCCGGCCCGTCCCGAAGCCCGCATCCCGTGGCGTTCCGCCCTGTTCCTGGCCGTCTTCACGATGGCCGGCGCGCACTTCGCGGCCGAGGGCCAGACCGGGCGGGAGCCGCTGGACCTCCTCGCCCGGCTGCTGCTGCTCGCCGGGCCCGCGCTGCTGCTGCTCCGCCTCCGCCTGCCGCGTTTCACGGTGTACGCGGTGGCGGGCGTCTGCCTGGTCTACCTCGCGGCAGGCTATCCGTACGGCCCGGTGTTCCTCAGTGTCGTCGTCGCCGCGTTCTCCGCCGTGGTCTCCGGGCGCCGGGTCGCCGCGTGGACGGCCCTCGGCGCGCTGTGGGCCGGACACCTCGCCGCCGGGCTCTGGCTCCACCCCTGGCTGCCGCCCGAGGGTGGCTCCGGCACCCCGCTGCTCCAGGCGCTCGTGATCGGCGCCTGGCTCGCCGTGGTCGTGCCGGTCGCCGAACTGGCGCGGGTGCGCCGGGAGCAGTGGGCGCGGGAGCGGGAGGAGCGCGTACGCGCCGAGGAGCGCCGTGCCGACGAGGAACGGCTGCGGATCGCCCGCGAACTGCACGACGTCCTCGCCCACAGCGTCTCCGTGATCAACGTGCAGGCCGGAGTGGGTCTCGCCCTCCTGGACTCCGATCCCGAACAGGCCCGCAGCGCGCTCACCACCATCAAGTCCGCCAGCAAGGAGGCGCTGGGCGAGGTGCGCCAGGTGCTGGACACCTTGCGTACCCCGGGTGCCGCACCGCGTGCGCCGGCCCCGGGGCTGGAACGCCTGCCCGAACTGGCCGAGCACGCGGCGGGAGCCGGACTGCGGGTCACCACCGAAACGGTGGGCGAGGCGGTGCCGCTGCCGCCCGGCGCGGATCTGGCGGCCTTTCGCATCGTCCAGGAGGCGCTGACCAACGTCGTGCGGCATTCTGCCGCGCGCACCGCCCGGGTGCGACTCGTCCACGGGCCGGGAACGCTGGAGATCACCGTCGACGACGACGGTCCGCCGTCCGGCGCGGACGGGCCGGACGGCGGCACCTCGGGAGGCAACGGCCTGGCCGGGATGCGGGAGCGGGCAGCCGTGCTCGGCGGCGGCATCGAGGCCGGTCCGCGCCCGGACGGCGGCTTCCGGGTGCGGGCCGTGCTGCCCACGCGTCCCGCGGCCCACCGCACCGGGCCGGGAGAGGAGACACCGTGA
- a CDS encoding MFS transporter: MRVDAPVPAPGPARLRTALTAFFAVDGFLFAGWVVRIPAIKAQTGASAGELGLALLGVSAGAVATMMLTGRLCGRFGNHRVTVVSAALVSLGVTLPPLTHSALALGLVLLVFGSAYGAINVAMNSAAVDLVAALRRPVMPGFHAAFSLGGMLGAGTGGLVAGSLSATRHLLLLAVIGLAVTAVAGRALLSRPAPPPAAGRSGPPSTGAGRNGPEGSGGAQGPRGPGGSHRGVVAVLGLIALCTAYGEGALADWSALHLTQSLGAGPGLAAAGYSVFALAMTVGRLSGTVLLQRLGQVRALVAGGAAAAAGMLLGALAPNVWLALAGFVVTGLGLANIFPVAIGRAGALAGPRGVAAASTLGYGGMLLGPVAIGFVAEWTSLTAALTTVAALAAVAAAVACAARRVI; this comes from the coding sequence ATGCGCGTGGACGCCCCCGTCCCCGCCCCGGGACCGGCCCGACTCCGCACCGCCCTGACCGCCTTCTTCGCCGTCGACGGCTTCCTCTTCGCCGGGTGGGTCGTCCGCATCCCGGCCATCAAGGCGCAGACCGGCGCCTCGGCCGGCGAACTCGGCCTGGCGCTGCTGGGCGTGTCGGCCGGCGCGGTGGCCACCATGATGCTCACCGGGCGGCTGTGCGGACGGTTCGGCAACCACCGCGTGACCGTCGTGTCCGCGGCGCTCGTCTCGCTGGGCGTCACACTCCCCCCGCTCACCCACTCCGCCCTGGCGCTGGGCCTGGTGCTGCTGGTCTTCGGCAGCGCGTACGGCGCGATCAACGTAGCGATGAACAGCGCGGCCGTCGACCTGGTGGCCGCCCTGCGACGGCCCGTGATGCCCGGATTCCACGCGGCGTTCAGCCTCGGCGGGATGCTCGGCGCCGGCACGGGCGGTCTGGTGGCCGGCTCGCTGTCGGCGACCCGCCATCTCCTGCTGCTCGCCGTGATCGGGCTGGCGGTGACGGCCGTGGCCGGACGCGCCCTGCTCTCCCGGCCCGCCCCTCCCCCGGCGGCCGGACGCAGCGGCCCGCCGTCGACGGGCGCGGGGCGGAACGGCCCGGAAGGTTCGGGAGGTGCACAAGGTCCCCGCGGTCCCGGCGGTTCGCACCGCGGCGTCGTCGCCGTACTGGGCCTGATCGCCCTGTGCACGGCGTACGGCGAGGGCGCGCTCGCCGACTGGAGCGCCCTGCATCTGACCCAGTCCTTGGGCGCCGGACCGGGCCTCGCGGCCGCCGGATACTCGGTGTTCGCGCTGGCGATGACCGTGGGCCGGCTCAGCGGCACGGTCCTGCTCCAGCGCCTGGGGCAGGTGCGGGCGCTGGTGGCCGGCGGGGCCGCCGCGGCGGCGGGCATGCTGCTGGGCGCGCTGGCGCCGAACGTGTGGCTGGCCCTCGCCGGGTTCGTGGTCACCGGCCTGGGGCTGGCGAACATCTTCCCGGTCGCGATCGGCCGGGCCGGCGCCCTGGCCGGGCCGCGCGGCGTGGCCGCCGCCTCCACATTGGGATACGGAGGCATGCTGCTCGGCCCGGTCGCCATCGGCTTCGTCGCCGAATGGACGTCCCTCACGGCGGCGCTCACCACGGTGGCCGCGCTCGCCGCCGTCGCCGCCGCGGTGGCCTGCGCCGCTCGCCGGGTGATCTGA
- a CDS encoding SHOCT domain-containing protein, with protein MNTLAHWGDGGPGPWILLFPLLWAAVIAGAVLLLRRVLPPRGRGPSHGGPPWQGRGTGEAKDSATGLLARRFAAGEIDEDEYWLRLSVLNESKGEPA; from the coding sequence ATGAACACTCTGGCGCACTGGGGCGACGGCGGCCCCGGACCCTGGATCCTGCTCTTCCCCCTGCTCTGGGCGGCGGTGATCGCCGGGGCCGTCCTGCTGCTGCGCCGCGTCCTCCCGCCTCGCGGACGCGGCCCCTCGCACGGCGGACCGCCCTGGCAGGGACGGGGCACCGGGGAGGCGAAGGACAGCGCGACCGGTCTGCTGGCACGCCGCTTCGCGGCGGGCGAGATCGACGAGGACGAGTACTGGCTGCGGCTGTCGGTCCTCAACGAGAGCAAGGGCGAACCGGCCTGA
- a CDS encoding GNAT family N-acetyltransferase produces MGPGAERDLPALPGLEAAAGEAFRALGMDAVADDTPPAPEELRPFLLSGGLLVARDREDGPPVAYALLEVVDGCLHIEQVSVRPDHARQRIGRALLERAAVRAVAEGLPALTLTTFAHVPWNAPYYRRCGFRPLAPHEETPGLRRLRAREAAAGLDHWPRLCMRRDLETASRQGK; encoded by the coding sequence ATCGGGCCCGGGGCCGAGCGGGATCTGCCGGCGCTGCCCGGCCTCGAGGCGGCCGCGGGCGAGGCGTTCCGCGCCCTCGGCATGGACGCCGTCGCCGACGACACCCCGCCCGCCCCCGAGGAACTGCGCCCGTTCCTGCTCTCCGGCGGCCTCCTGGTGGCCCGTGACCGGGAGGACGGCCCACCCGTGGCCTACGCCCTGCTCGAGGTCGTCGACGGCTGCCTGCACATCGAGCAGGTCTCCGTCCGTCCCGACCACGCGCGGCAGCGCATCGGCCGTGCCCTGCTGGAGCGTGCGGCGGTCCGTGCGGTGGCCGAGGGCCTGCCCGCGCTCACCCTCACCACCTTCGCCCACGTCCCCTGGAACGCGCCCTACTACCGGCGCTGCGGCTTCCGCCCGCTCGCCCCGCACGAGGAGACGCCGGGGCTGCGCCGCCTGCGCGCCCGGGAGGCGGCCGCCGGACTCGACCACTGGCCGAGGCTCTGCATGCGCCGGGACCTCGAAACCGCGTCGCGGCAGGGGAAGTAG